Genomic DNA from Candidatus Binatia bacterium:
TCGAGCGGCACCGGCTTGCGAAAGCGCACGCTGACGCTCGCGGTGACGCCGCGATGTCCCGCGTAGCCGGCTGCGTGCGCCATCGCCTCGTCGAGCAGCGCCATCACGATGCCGCCGTGGGCGATGCCGCGCCAGCCTTGAAAGACCGGCGCGAGCGTGGCGCGCGCGACGACGCCGTCGCCATCATCGGCGAGGTCGAAATGCAGGTGCATGCCGATCGGATTGCTCGGCCCGCACGCGAAGCAGTTGCCATCGTCGAAAGGTACGCCGTCGCTCATCGTCCGAGATTCAGTCGCTCGATCAGCGACGCGGGGAGACCGGCGGCCCGCATCTTGTTCTGGACGTTCTCGACCGGATAATCGTAGCGGATCCACTGCACGCGTCCCGTGTCGGAATCGTAGCGAACGAAGCAGGGTTGCGGATTGAGATCGCGCGGCTGGCCGACGCTGCCGACGTCGATGATGTAGCGCTTCTCCTTCTCCAACTCGATCTCGCCGCCGTGCTGCATGTGCTTGTGCCCGATCGTGCCGTCGGGGTCGAGCGACCAGTACTCGGCGATGTGGGTATGACCGACGAAGACGATCCGGGCGTCGGTGCGTTCGAACGCGCGCGCCGCCGTCCGCTTGTCGAGGATGTACTCGAAGTAGTTCACCGGCGCGCCGTGGACGAGCAGAAAATCGGGGAAGCGCAACTCGTAGGGAAGCGCGTTGAGCCATTCGCGGCTCGGGGCGTCGAGAACGCCCTGCGTCCAGGCAATCGCCTCGCGCGCGGCGCGGTTAAAGCTCTCGACACCGAAGTTCTCGACCGCGGCGAGGTCGTGATTTCCGAGCACCGCGTGCTGCGCGCGACTCTGCAGCGTCGCGACGCATTCGTTCGGATTCGGCCCGTACCCGACGACGTCGCCGAGCGAGACGAGCGCGTCGTCGTCGGCGAGCGTCAAGACGACGGTCTGGAGCGACTCCAGATTGCCGTGGATATCGGAGACGATCGCGTAGCGCATGCTAGGCAACGGCCTCGGCGAGCACCGCGCGCAGCGCACGCGCGAAGGCTTCGCGCATCGGCTCGGTTCCCGCGCTGACGCGAACGTACGCGTCGAGCGGGGGCGCGCCGGGCTTG
This window encodes:
- a CDS encoding PaaI family thioesterase, whose amino-acid sequence is MSDGVPFDDGNCFACGPSNPIGMHLHFDLADDGDGVVARATLAPVFQGWRGIAHGGIVMALLDEAMAHAAGYAGHRGVTASVSVRFRKPVPL
- a CDS encoding metallophosphoesterase family protein translates to MRYAIVSDIHGNLESLQTVVLTLADDDALVSLGDVVGYGPNPNECVATLQSRAQHAVLGNHDLAAVENFGVESFNRAAREAIAWTQGVLDAPSREWLNALPYELRFPDFLLVHGAPVNYFEYILDKRTAARAFERTDARIVFVGHTHIAEYWSLDPDGTIGHKHMQHGGEIELEKEKRYIIDVGSVGQPRDLNPQPCFVRYDSDTGRVQWIRYDYPVENVQNKMRAAGLPASLIERLNLGR